From a region of the Paenibacillus lutimineralis genome:
- a CDS encoding electron transfer flavoprotein subunit beta/FixA family protein, translating into MRIAVCVKQVNLPREGAALNPADRFALEEALRIRDAQGGEVTVVSMGADPAARVLRSCIALGADEGLLLSDKTFAGGDTMATATVLAQGLMEKIKPLLVICGSHSVDGETGQVGPALADKLDYPHTTHVSEILRLDEQCIRCRRITEDGEEIVELLLPALITVHHGMNQPRMATVKGILRANQSGIRRLNAADLKLMPGSCGLAGSPTRVTRTVQAVASMHNPFEVGGDDMEGQIEAVVALLLRQNQIDERKQPLHS; encoded by the coding sequence ATGCGGATTGCTGTATGCGTCAAGCAGGTGAACCTTCCCCGCGAAGGCGCCGCTTTGAATCCGGCTGACCGTTTTGCGCTTGAAGAGGCGTTGCGTATCCGTGATGCGCAGGGTGGTGAAGTTACCGTCGTTAGCATGGGGGCAGATCCAGCGGCCAGAGTACTCCGGAGCTGTATCGCGCTGGGAGCGGATGAAGGCCTGCTTTTGTCGGATAAAACATTTGCGGGTGGGGACACGATGGCCACGGCCACCGTGCTCGCCCAAGGATTGATGGAGAAGATAAAACCGCTGCTGGTGATCTGTGGCAGCCATTCCGTCGACGGGGAGACAGGGCAGGTTGGCCCGGCGCTTGCTGATAAGCTGGATTATCCCCATACAACTCATGTATCTGAAATTCTGAGACTAGATGAACAGTGCATTCGCTGCAGGCGAATCACCGAAGATGGAGAAGAAATCGTAGAACTGCTGCTTCCAGCTTTGATAACGGTACACCATGGGATGAATCAGCCTCGCATGGCTACAGTCAAGGGGATACTCCGGGCTAACCAAAGTGGCATTCGACGTTTGAACGCCGCTGATCTCAAGTTGATGCCCGGAAGCTGCGGCCTTGCCGGATCTCCTACCCGCGTAACACGCACGGTCCAAGCCGTTGCATCCATGCATAACCCATTTGAGGTGGGCGGTGACGATATGGAGGGTCAGATTGAGGCTGTCGTCGCTTTGCTGCTTCGACAGAACCAAATAGATGAAAGGAAACAACCGCTCCATTCATAA
- a CDS encoding acyl carrier protein, with product MQDELYGIIADICYFEKDEMHPALSVVDDLAISSVMIVEIIAMIEARYGFNIEEQIDELLGCELLGDMTTLITRLGEDYAVAQAALGR from the coding sequence ATGCAGGATGAGCTTTATGGAATCATTGCGGACATATGTTACTTTGAGAAGGATGAAATGCATCCGGCTTTATCGGTTGTCGACGATCTGGCAATCAGCTCCGTTATGATTGTTGAGATCATCGCCATGATTGAGGCCCGGTACGGCTTCAACATAGAGGAGCAAATCGATGAATTACTCGGCTGCGAGTTGCTCGGCGACATGACGACGCTGATCACCCGGCTGGGAGAAGACTATGCAGTAGCCCAAGCCGCGCTAGGGAGGTGA
- a CDS encoding class I adenylate-forming enzyme family protein yields MIEYKQLTIDCVLDTLREDYPDKAAVVFEHESVTFAQLHRVSVTIAANLLDMGVKKNDKVAVLLPNSLEYLYVYFALFKIGAWIVPISTRYEPDEIRRILTDSDAETVIYQDALGIFNYDEILLSELKHALPQMRNYIMLGEGTLTGSSPFAELLKPASVPLDERILEPIDPEDIAILGYTSGTTGHPKGVMISHRNLVETSYYGGKLLDIQDDIGFSIAPLYAAQGFNAVLVYFVSCITMKWISNFNPNDILSHVAKNGINLFHTQPTMWSLILAMPYCKPGLFKDLRKVVVSGSLCTPFLANKIEEMTRCTLINAYGIIEATGLVTMTRLDDPPDVRLNTVGRPIDGFEVKIVDKERKELPKGEIGELAIKGFLMKGYYKNEEKTREVIDEDGWLYTGDLACYYEDGVNLCIVGRIKDMVIRGGFNVYPVDIEECVLNFDKVEDISVVGQPDEILGESLTAFVIPKPGELLSEGEIKAWCRGKIANYKVPDRVHMVSQFPVLESGKVQKNILREWAVEGIPAESQFLLNDRIVKGMAGQL; encoded by the coding sequence ATGATTGAATATAAGCAATTAACGATCGACTGTGTTTTGGATACCCTGCGGGAGGATTATCCCGATAAAGCAGCAGTTGTGTTTGAGCATGAATCGGTAACTTTTGCCCAGCTTCACAGGGTTTCGGTCACCATAGCCGCAAATCTACTGGATATGGGCGTGAAGAAGAATGATAAGGTGGCTGTGCTTCTGCCCAACAGCCTGGAATACCTCTATGTCTACTTCGCGTTGTTTAAGATCGGAGCCTGGATTGTTCCAATCAGCACCCGATATGAGCCGGATGAAATCCGTAGAATCCTTACGGACTCCGATGCAGAGACGGTCATTTATCAGGATGCGCTGGGTATATTCAATTATGATGAAATCCTCTTGTCTGAACTGAAGCACGCTCTGCCGCAAATGAGGAATTATATTATGCTTGGCGAAGGGACTCTGACCGGCAGCTCGCCGTTTGCAGAGCTGCTGAAGCCTGCTTCGGTTCCGCTGGACGAACGAATCCTCGAACCAATTGACCCCGAAGATATCGCCATTCTGGGATACACCTCCGGCACTACGGGACATCCCAAAGGCGTTATGATCTCTCATCGGAATCTGGTGGAAACCTCCTATTACGGCGGCAAGCTACTGGATATACAGGACGACATTGGCTTTTCCATCGCCCCATTGTATGCAGCGCAAGGCTTCAACGCCGTGCTTGTCTATTTCGTCTCTTGCATTACTATGAAATGGATTTCCAATTTTAATCCGAATGATATTTTAAGCCATGTCGCTAAAAACGGGATCAATCTCTTCCATACCCAACCTACGATGTGGAGCTTGATCCTGGCGATGCCTTATTGCAAGCCCGGTCTGTTCAAAGACCTGCGCAAGGTGGTGGTGTCAGGCTCCTTGTGTACGCCGTTTCTAGCCAATAAGATCGAGGAAATGACGCGCTGCACACTGATCAATGCTTATGGCATTATCGAAGCGACAGGTCTGGTCACGATGACTCGACTGGATGATCCACCAGATGTAAGGCTGAACACCGTGGGCAGGCCGATTGACGGCTTCGAGGTGAAGATTGTGGATAAGGAGCGCAAGGAACTTCCTAAAGGGGAAATTGGCGAGCTGGCTATCAAAGGCTTTCTGATGAAGGGATATTACAAAAATGAAGAAAAAACCCGTGAAGTGATCGATGAGGACGGCTGGTTGTATACCGGGGATCTAGCCTGTTACTACGAGGATGGGGTAAACCTGTGCATTGTCGGGAGAATCAAAGACATGGTGATCCGGGGTGGCTTCAACGTGTATCCAGTGGACATTGAGGAGTGTGTTCTGAATTTCGACAAGGTGGAGGATATTTCTGTGGTGGGGCAGCCCGACGAGATTCTGGGCGAATCCTTGACGGCCTTCGTGATCCCGAAGCCGGGCGAACTGCTCAGCGAAGGGGAGATCAAAGCCTGGTGCCGTGGCAAAATCGCTAACTATAAGGTACCCGATCGCGTGCATATGGTCTCTCAGTTTCCCGTGCTGGAATCCGGAAAGGTACAGAAAAATATTCTCCGGGAGTGGGCGGTGGAAGGCATCCCCGCAGAAAGCCAGTTTCTGCTCAACGACCGGATTGTGAAAGGAATGGCCGGACAGCTATAA
- a CDS encoding acyl-CoA dehydrogenase family protein encodes MDFSLTEDQKQICDLMEELSLRYLNVGVYTDDKHASFRRDKWAKIAETGLLGLPFPEACGGADQGMLTTALAIRTLAQKCQDEGLVFSVCAQMSALQVPLWQYGTVEQHNKFLAPLIDGRYIGSSVISEPGAGSDSAALSTLIRKTADGYELHGIKTFATLAPEADCLLVYGKHPGGIPALDVSAFILEKEGQEFEIGQIFEKMGLRTSPMSEVILNCTSVPPERLVGRERQGMSVFFKAMLWERIMVAAYHVGAMEQQYEEVYKYACERKQFGQRLLDFEGVYGKLVNMRLRLETSRLMLFKTCDDFDRGFQEMHRASMLKLHTSESKVQNSLEAVQIFGAYGYVKESAVEKQIRDSLAAKIYSGTSEMQKKIMLEGLGELYG; translated from the coding sequence GTGGATTTCAGCTTAACTGAGGACCAAAAGCAAATTTGCGATTTAATGGAAGAGCTGAGCTTGCGGTATTTGAATGTCGGCGTGTATACAGACGATAAACACGCTTCCTTCCGCCGGGACAAGTGGGCCAAAATTGCGGAGACCGGCCTGCTGGGTCTTCCCTTTCCGGAAGCCTGTGGCGGAGCGGATCAAGGTATGCTGACCACCGCGCTGGCCATCCGCACGCTGGCACAGAAATGCCAGGACGAAGGGCTGGTCTTCTCCGTGTGCGCCCAAATGTCTGCGCTTCAGGTTCCACTTTGGCAGTATGGAACCGTGGAGCAGCACAATAAGTTCTTGGCGCCACTTATAGACGGCCGTTACATCGGTAGCAGCGTGATTTCGGAGCCGGGTGCTGGATCGGATTCGGCTGCACTATCAACGCTTATCCGCAAAACGGCGGACGGCTATGAGCTGCACGGTATTAAAACCTTTGCCACGCTGGCACCCGAAGCGGATTGCCTGCTGGTCTACGGGAAACACCCGGGAGGTATTCCGGCGCTTGATGTTTCTGCTTTTATTCTGGAAAAGGAAGGCCAGGAATTTGAAATAGGCCAAATTTTCGAAAAGATGGGACTGCGGACGAGCCCGATGAGCGAAGTTATTCTGAACTGCACCTCGGTGCCGCCCGAGCGGCTGGTTGGGAGAGAACGGCAGGGGATGAGTGTTTTTTTTAAAGCGATGCTGTGGGAACGGATTATGGTTGCTGCCTACCATGTCGGGGCGATGGAGCAGCAGTATGAGGAGGTCTACAAATATGCCTGCGAAAGGAAGCAGTTCGGACAACGGTTGCTCGACTTTGAAGGAGTATACGGCAAGCTGGTGAATATGCGGCTGCGGCTGGAGACCAGTCGACTGATGCTGTTCAAGACCTGTGATGATTTCGATCGGGGCTTCCAGGAGATGCACCGCGCTTCCATGCTCAAGCTGCACACCTCAGAATCTAAGGTTCAGAACAGCCTGGAGGCAGTGCAAATTTTTGGGGCATACGGTTATGTAAAGGAGAGCGCGGTGGAGAAGCAAATCCGCGACTCGCTGGCTGCAAAAATTTATTCCGGCACGAGTGAAATGCAGAAGAAGATCATGCTTGAAGGACTGGGTGAACTGTATGGTTGA
- a CDS encoding electron transfer flavoprotein subunit alpha/FixB family protein — protein MTEEQDHSNVGGIMIIAECGPAGPKPVLYELLGAACGLNAKLMGIISVALIGSGCGGYSSSCIHHGAHQVFLIDHPGLWPLNEEVYTGLLHELVVDLEPEIVLMPSTIHSKSIAARLASRLGTGLTAECTNLDIDLPERTLLQIRPARECSLMATVICPQARPQMATVRPGALRSSIPDFQRSGIVVHRPVLFPVDLRTTVLETLADRAARHSFGEGGIIVAAGRGIGGKNGLELVRELSDVLGADIGATRPVVDMGWLDGSKQIGLTGKHVKGKIYFAVGISGAIQHTVGIRGMDTIIAVNPDKDAPIFKEAHYGIATDMFTALPLLIDKVKQTMKVSRW, from the coding sequence ATGACGGAAGAGCAGGATCATAGCAACGTCGGCGGAATTATGATTATCGCGGAGTGCGGGCCAGCCGGCCCGAAGCCTGTGTTGTACGAGTTGCTTGGAGCGGCCTGCGGGTTGAATGCGAAGCTTATGGGTATCATCTCAGTGGCGCTCATCGGAAGCGGCTGCGGTGGATACAGCAGCAGCTGCATTCACCATGGCGCTCATCAGGTTTTTTTAATTGACCATCCTGGGCTTTGGCCGCTCAACGAAGAAGTATATACCGGACTGCTGCATGAGCTTGTCGTGGACTTAGAGCCCGAAATTGTGCTTATGCCTTCTACCATACATAGTAAATCGATTGCTGCCCGGCTTGCATCGCGGCTGGGTACAGGCTTGACCGCAGAGTGCACGAATCTGGATATTGACCTGCCGGAGCGGACACTATTGCAAATTCGACCTGCCCGAGAGTGTTCATTGATGGCTACTGTGATCTGCCCGCAAGCCCGACCGCAGATGGCGACCGTCCGTCCCGGTGCCTTGCGGTCCAGCATCCCTGATTTCCAGCGGAGTGGTATTGTCGTCCACCGTCCTGTCCTGTTTCCTGTGGACTTGCGTACCACCGTCCTTGAAACGTTGGCCGATAGGGCCGCACGGCACTCATTCGGCGAAGGCGGCATTATTGTGGCGGCAGGACGGGGAATTGGAGGAAAGAACGGGTTGGAGCTAGTGCGGGAGCTATCGGATGTCTTGGGAGCAGATATTGGGGCTACCCGTCCGGTCGTGGATATGGGCTGGCTGGACGGTTCCAAGCAAATAGGGCTTACTGGCAAGCATGTTAAGGGCAAGATTTACTTTGCCGTCGGTATATCCGGAGCCATTCAGCACACGGTGGGCATACGGGGGATGGATACCATTATCGCTGTGAATCCAGACAAGGATGCGCCGATTTTCAAGGAAGCGCATTATGGCATCGCGACCGATATGTTTACCGCCCTGCCGCTGTTGATTGATAAAGTAAAACAAACCATGAAGGTAAGCAGGTGGTGA
- a CDS encoding 4'-phosphopantetheinyl transferase family protein — translation MIQNDFANRYPDYWSQGVWIIPLQLEGTSPPASLNLSVVALPSESVATDFLSLVEQEEYSRFQYPRRRNSYLLGKLAAKLALARGDDELSAIAVDHGILNQPIASGRSSKVTVTHSDTLGAALAYDQRLLAGIDLELINEQARDAMLRITSAEEEGLVRRLGTDIAPTAFLTILWTAKEAISKVLQTGFTVAMELFEVKSLERNKYGVVGSFRHFPQLVSVSVVREDYVFSMVLPAKALAEGEEFRILELMHNRLPVCSIITVD, via the coding sequence ATGATCCAGAATGATTTTGCGAACCGCTATCCCGATTATTGGTCGCAAGGGGTATGGATTATCCCGCTTCAACTGGAAGGGACAAGTCCGCCGGCTTCTCTCAACCTAAGCGTCGTTGCTTTGCCGTCGGAATCAGTTGCTACCGATTTTTTAAGCTTGGTGGAGCAGGAGGAATATTCTCGCTTTCAATATCCGCGCCGTCGCAACAGCTATTTGTTGGGGAAGCTGGCGGCCAAATTGGCGCTTGCCAGGGGTGATGATGAGCTGTCTGCGATTGCAGTTGACCACGGAATTTTAAATCAGCCCATCGCATCCGGCAGATCCAGCAAGGTCACGGTTACGCATAGCGATACATTGGGTGCGGCGCTTGCTTATGACCAGCGGCTGCTTGCCGGCATCGATCTTGAACTCATCAACGAGCAAGCGAGAGACGCTATGCTCAGGATTACTTCGGCGGAAGAGGAAGGACTTGTCAGGCGGCTTGGAACGGATATTGCGCCAACCGCGTTTCTTACCATACTCTGGACGGCAAAGGAAGCGATTTCTAAGGTGCTGCAAACCGGATTCACGGTGGCCATGGAACTGTTCGAGGTAAAGTCGCTGGAGCGAAATAAATACGGGGTTGTGGGGAGCTTTCGTCATTTTCCACAGCTCGTATCCGTCTCCGTTGTGCGTGAAGACTACGTATTCAGTATGGTGCTGCCCGCAAAGGCGTTAGCCGAAGGCGAGGAGTTCCGAATACTTGAACTTATGCATAACAGGCTCCCGGTCTGTTCAATCATCACAGTGGATTAG
- a CDS encoding flavodoxin domain-containing protein, with amino-acid sequence MKTLVLYTSVYGSTQQYAEWIAQELDAVIGDINKFDMAQLDGYDTIILGTYVRVGKLVAGDYLKKIWPRIQNKKVVLFSVSKTPVNSEATFKNYRKSVPEKIRAAIQYFPLEGRFVFNELVDKDKTTMRIGQKMTRIFMGKAMAEEMVRDCDDVRSENLQPLFAALRSIS; translated from the coding sequence ATGAAAACATTGGTGCTTTATACGAGTGTCTATGGAAGTACGCAGCAATATGCGGAGTGGATTGCTCAGGAGCTTGACGCGGTTATCGGCGATATCAACAAATTCGATATGGCTCAGTTAGACGGGTATGACACCATTATTCTCGGAACCTATGTGCGGGTGGGCAAGCTGGTCGCCGGTGATTACCTGAAGAAAATCTGGCCTCGTATCCAGAATAAAAAAGTTGTTCTCTTTTCGGTCTCCAAGACGCCGGTGAATAGCGAGGCTACCTTTAAAAACTATCGGAAAAGCGTTCCCGAGAAAATCCGCGCTGCGATTCAGTATTTTCCGCTGGAGGGACGCTTTGTATTCAACGAGCTGGTGGATAAGGACAAGACTACGATGCGCATCGGCCAGAAAATGACACGCATCTTCATGGGCAAGGCCATGGCGGAAGAAATGGTGCGGGATTGTGACGATGTGCGTTCCGAGAATCTCCAGCCGCTGTTCGCTGCGTTGCGAAGCATTTCTTGA
- a CDS encoding 3-oxoacyl-ACP synthase III family protein, with amino-acid sequence MLNLSIRSLSYAVPSGRLTNGEIVDLFAEKYFRNLPKDDLEQLVYGSKRKLDFLEIRTRSYSLDYAEEGSVQMAARVSREAIAKAGMTPDDIDLLLFVGVCNPFREPSYSIILAHELGMTQGNYYDINDTCNGFLKALELSSLYINSGKYRNILVVTSENPLELLEASNFTGRVDTLAEADYKMNLFFAGAGAAAMLLTADSGEKSALYYGEERNHADWELSLYVSPKIHMPTPRFEGMDFMSWADGRGIAAHVIRDMPAFVHRFLDEHEIVKDEIRYIFSHQLGRNITNSLLNKLEVRTERVFPVNTFPDYGNMGSANIPIGLCMAEEQGLLCKGDSILLLGSACGLTYGAAYILW; translated from the coding sequence ATGTTGAATTTGTCTATTCGTTCCTTATCCTATGCGGTTCCTAGCGGACGCCTGACCAATGGGGAAATTGTAGATTTGTTTGCAGAAAAGTATTTCCGCAATCTGCCAAAGGATGATCTTGAACAACTGGTGTATGGCAGCAAGCGGAAGCTGGATTTCCTGGAAATTCGCACGCGTTCCTACTCACTGGATTACGCCGAAGAGGGCTCTGTCCAAATGGCTGCGAGGGTATCTCGGGAAGCGATTGCAAAGGCTGGGATGACGCCGGACGATATTGATCTCCTGCTTTTTGTCGGCGTGTGCAACCCGTTCCGGGAGCCTTCCTATTCGATTATTCTGGCTCATGAACTAGGGATGACGCAGGGTAACTACTACGATATCAACGATACTTGTAACGGATTTTTGAAAGCGTTGGAGTTGTCCAGCCTATATATAAATTCCGGCAAATACCGCAACATTCTTGTGGTGACAAGCGAGAATCCTTTGGAGCTGCTGGAAGCCTCGAACTTTACGGGCAGAGTGGATACGCTTGCGGAAGCAGATTACAAAATGAACCTGTTCTTCGCTGGAGCAGGCGCAGCGGCGATGCTGCTAACTGCGGACAGCGGGGAGAAATCGGCGCTTTACTACGGGGAAGAACGAAATCACGCAGACTGGGAGTTGTCGCTATACGTCTCTCCAAAAATCCATATGCCTACGCCTCGATTCGAAGGAATGGACTTTATGAGCTGGGCGGACGGCAGAGGCATCGCAGCGCATGTGATTCGTGATATGCCAGCGTTTGTGCACCGCTTTCTGGATGAGCACGAGATTGTGAAAGATGAGATTCGGTATATTTTTTCGCATCAATTGGGTCGCAATATCACGAACTCGCTGCTGAACAAGCTGGAAGTACGCACCGAAAGGGTCTTTCCGGTCAACACCTTTCCCGATTACGGGAATATGGGCAGCGCCAACATTCCTATCGGCCTGTGTATGGCGGAAGAGCAAGGACTGCTATGCAAAGGCGATTCCATTCTTCTGCTGGGCAGCGCCTGCGGCTTGACTTACGGAGCGGCTTATATCCTATGGTAA
- a CDS encoding amino acid adenylation domain-containing protein, protein MKDWVNCMVDFLLQHDLLRSAGRGPEQTALRYMGRNMSYRVLLEKSLLLSDAMIVLGIQPGETAALCLEKSPQAVIAMYAMLFSGGVYIPLDTAYSPVHRVLTIVEQSGTRFLLTTSSTLEKLWNGAEERHRQMLKGLHILVLEQDEARREGDDSACITMELEGVNHHRPQAGQSPRYLYRSRKEVVSDDVAYILYTSGSTGIPKGVMITHLNARTFIEWCHAYFKPEPQDIFASIAPFHFDLSVFDLFVPLSIGASLVILPTDVVQNPGRFTAAVKEEEINWVYSVPSLWTGVIKYARLAPGELTSLRKVLFAGEVFQPKYLRTAMELLPNASFYNLYGLIETNVCTCYEVSRAEAACEQPLPIGYACANTEVVALNEDGRIAIAGEEGELCVRGSIVMKGYYRNRALTAASFVEHPSFPETGIMLYRTGDIVRINNEGALVLIGRKDFLVKRSGFRIELPEIERVLHGMEEVAAAAVMDIRGKDGEVLLCTALVPKQQGRLTVLGVKQVVGTILPHYMIPDLVRIMDSLPMGSSEKVDRQQLKEMFRTML, encoded by the coding sequence TTGAAGGACTGGGTGAACTGTATGGTTGATTTCCTGCTGCAGCATGATCTGCTGCGCAGCGCTGGCCGTGGTCCAGAGCAGACGGCACTCCGCTATATGGGCCGGAATATGAGCTATCGAGTGCTTCTGGAGAAGAGCCTTCTTCTCTCTGACGCGATGATCGTGTTGGGCATTCAGCCCGGGGAGACCGCTGCCCTCTGTTTGGAAAAATCGCCGCAGGCGGTAATCGCCATGTATGCAATGCTATTTTCCGGAGGAGTCTATATTCCGCTGGACACGGCTTATTCCCCTGTACATCGAGTCTTGACCATTGTGGAACAGAGTGGCACGCGTTTTCTGCTTACCACTTCGTCCACACTGGAAAAATTGTGGAATGGTGCAGAAGAACGGCACCGGCAGATGCTTAAAGGGCTCCACATTCTTGTGCTTGAGCAGGACGAAGCAAGGAGGGAGGGGGACGACTCCGCTTGTATAACGATGGAGCTAGAGGGAGTCAATCACCATCGACCTCAAGCCGGTCAGTCTCCGCGCTACTTATACCGAAGCCGTAAGGAAGTTGTGAGTGACGATGTCGCTTATATTCTTTACACCTCCGGCTCAACGGGGATACCCAAAGGGGTAATGATCACCCACTTGAACGCCAGAACCTTTATCGAATGGTGCCATGCGTACTTCAAGCCGGAGCCGCAGGATATTTTTGCTTCTATTGCTCCTTTTCACTTCGATTTGTCAGTCTTCGATCTCTTCGTGCCGCTATCCATCGGGGCGTCGCTGGTGATCCTTCCAACGGATGTTGTCCAAAATCCTGGACGTTTCACCGCTGCCGTCAAGGAAGAAGAGATCAATTGGGTGTATTCGGTGCCATCCCTGTGGACAGGCGTGATTAAGTACGCCAGATTGGCGCCGGGCGAGCTTACCTCGCTTCGCAAGGTGTTGTTCGCGGGGGAGGTTTTTCAGCCGAAATACTTGAGAACTGCCATGGAGCTGCTGCCGAATGCCTCCTTTTACAATCTGTATGGATTAATTGAAACCAATGTCTGCACTTGTTATGAGGTAAGCCGGGCCGAAGCGGCGTGCGAGCAGCCTCTGCCGATCGGTTACGCCTGCGCGAATACCGAGGTTGTTGCTTTGAATGAGGATGGGCGTATAGCCATTGCAGGAGAAGAAGGCGAGCTGTGCGTAAGGGGTTCGATTGTGATGAAAGGCTATTATCGCAACCGTGCGCTAACCGCCGCAAGCTTTGTTGAACATCCCTCCTTTCCGGAAACCGGAATCATGCTGTACCGCACTGGCGATATCGTCAGAATCAACAACGAAGGAGCCCTTGTCCTGATCGGCCGCAAGGATTTTCTTGTCAAGCGCTCCGGATTTCGGATAGAGCTGCCCGAAATTGAACGGGTACTCCATGGCATGGAGGAAGTTGCGGCTGCTGCCGTTATGGATATCCGCGGGAAGGACGGCGAGGTGCTGCTATGCACCGCGTTGGTGCCAAAGCAGCAGGGCCGGCTTACGGTGCTTGGAGTCAAACAGGTTGTTGGGACGATCCTGCCCCATTACATGATTCCGGATCTGGTTCGGATTATGGATAGCCTCCCGATGGGGAGCAGTGAGAAGGTTGACCGCCAGCAGCTAAAAGAGATGTTCCGGACCATGCTGTGA
- a CDS encoding acyl carrier protein: MEETISFLQFQSIFAEYLGIDSSRLTREVNLLLELGVDSLSLVNAMIRLEREYQVMFKPEDAIMTRTLGEAYDLFVNYRSQGEEIQSGI; this comes from the coding sequence ATGGAAGAAACAATAAGCTTTCTGCAGTTTCAGAGCATTTTTGCGGAGTATCTGGGGATTGATTCTTCCCGGCTTACCCGGGAGGTTAATCTGTTGCTTGAGCTGGGGGTGGATTCGTTGTCCCTGGTCAATGCGATGATTAGGTTGGAGCGGGAATATCAGGTCATGTTCAAACCGGAGGATGCCATCATGACTCGCACCCTGGGTGAAGCCTATGATTTATTCGTCAATTACCGCAGCCAGGGGGAAGAAATTCAGAGCGGTATTTAA